The Rhizobium grahamii DNA window CGCCATCGTCATCCGGCCGCCGATCGTGCTGATGGACGAGCCGCTTTCCAACCTCGATGCCAAATTGCGGCTGGAGATGCGCGCTGAAATTCGTGGCATCCATGACCAGATCGGCTCCACCACCATTTACGTCACCCATGACCAGGATGAGGCGCTGTCGCTCGCCGACCGTATCGTGGTCATGAGCCAAGGACACATCGAGCAGATTGGAACACCGCAGGATCTCTACCAGCGGCCCGTCAACGTCGAGGTCGCAGACTTCATGGGTTTCCGAACTCGCGTTGCCGGCCGCATTACTCGCGTCTCGAACGACGAAGCTGAAATCGAGGTCGCCGGCGCAAGGCTCTCCGGCACAATGCGGTCGCCGCTGACGGTTGGCGATGCGGCGGTCTTGTCTGTCCGCCCGGAAGATCTCGTGGCATCGGGCAGCGAGGGCATTGCCGCGACTGTCATCAGCATGGAGTATCGCGGGCGCGCCTTCTTCGGCATGGCACGGGCTGTCGATGGTTCCGAACTCTACTTCCGCGCAGATGAACCGCTGCCCCGCGGTGCACCGACCAGGCTGCAGCCAGTCGCCGGCCGGGCGCTGATCTTTGCGGGAACGACCGGATGAGCGGGCCGTCGCTGCAAACACGGCTTGCCGCGCGTGGTCTCGACGGCACCACGCTCCTGCTGCTACCCGGGCTGATCTTCATGCTCGCGCTCTTCGTCTACCCCTTCCTTTATGGGGTGGCCGACTCCTTGCTGCCGAAAGAGGGGGCCTGGTACGCGAACTATGCAAAATTCTTCAGCGATCCGTTCCAGTACCGGACCATTGCCGCGACCATGTGGCTGGCCTTGCCGGTGACCGTCATGAATCTCGCCTTCGCGGTGCCGGTTGCGCTTCGCGTTCGCCTGATGCGCAGGCAGCGATTGCTTACCACCATTCTCGTGCTGCCGATCACTCTCGGCACGGTCTTTGTCGCCGACGGGCTTCTGACGTTTCTCGGGCCGCGTGGCTGGTTCAACCACACACTGCTGATGCTCGGCATTCTCGACAATCCTGTGAAGCTGACCAACAACTATTGGGGCGTCTTCGCCTCGTTGTTGATCACCGGCTTTCCCTTCGCCTTCCTGCTGACGTTGTCCTACGTGACCGGCATCGACCCGGCCATCGAGCAGGCGGCGGCGACCTTGGGGGCCGGGCCACGGCAGAGGTTCTTCCGCGTCTTCCTGCCGCTCCTGGTTCCGGGGCTTGCCGTCACGTTCTGCCTTGCCTTCGTACAGGCCTTTGCCGTGTTTCCCTCTGCAGTCCTCCTAGGGGCACCAGCCGGACCGACGCGAGTCATCTCGATTGCGGCCTATCAGGCTGCCTTCGAGCAGTATGACCATTCGCTCGGCTCCGCGATCGCGCTCATCATGGGCGGCGTGGAGCTCGTTGTCGTGCTGGCGGTCCTCGGTATGCGCTCCCTCTTTTACCGCGGCCCGGCCGGCGGCACGAAAGGCTAGTCATGATCCGCGATCAGGGCCTCACATCGAAGATCTGGCGCTTCGCCATCTGGGCGCTTGCTATCCTGTTTGTGCTCAATCTGCTGGCCGTCATTGCCGCGGTCATTGTCAACTCGTTCGCAACACGTTGGCTCGGCACCTGGCTGCCGGCCGGCTGGACGACAAGATGGTACTTCAGCGCCTGGAAGGAATTCCAGCTCTCCAGTGTCGTTCTCGTCACCTTCGAGATCGTCTTTACAGTCGTCATCATCTCGGGGATCCTTGGTGTCACGACGGCCTATGCGCTCGCACGACGCGATTTCCCCGGAAAGCGTCTGGTTGTGCTGCTTTTCCTACTGCCGTTGCTCATTCCGCCCCTGACCTACGGCATTCCGTTGGCAACAGTGCTCTATCAGCTGGGGCTTGGCGGGACATTCTGGGGCGTCGTGTTGATCAACATCGTGCCATCGCTGCCGTTTGTGGTACTCGTCATGATCCCCTTCATCGAACAGATCGATCCGCGCATCGAAGCAGCGGCACGGGTGTTCGGTGCCGGGACGACCAGCCTCTTCGTACGCATCCTGCTACCGCTGCTTCTGCCGGGCATGCTTGCCGCATTGTTGCTGGTACTCGTGCGAACCATCGCAATGTTCGAACTGACCTTCCTCATAGCGGGACCGACGACGCAAACGCTGGTCGTGTCGCTCTACTACGCTGTTTTCGCATCAGGGGTCCGCGCAGGCCAGTCGATCGATGCGATGGCCGTGGTCTACATGGTCACGACATTGTTCTGGCTTGTGCTGGCCTTGCAGTTCGTGAACCCGACCCAGATCGTTGCGCGCGCAAAGCAGCAAAGCGCTCATTGAGGAAATCAGGGGGCAATTTCGACACGCTGCCCCCTGGTCGACAAATGTGCTATCTGCGCCCTCGATACTTGCAAGGAGAGTCTTCTTGGGCGCGGCAGTGACTGACGCGGATCGCCGAATTGGCGATCTGATCCAGAAAATTACGCTTGAGACGCCGCTGCGGGCCGCGGGATTTATCGTTACCATCTATGGGGACGTGGTCGAGCCGCGGGGCGGCGTTGCGTGGGTGGGCAATCTCATCGAGACATGCGCGATCGTCGGGATCAGTGAAACGCTGGTGCGAACTGCGGTCTCCCGATTGGTCGCCGCTGGTCAGCTTGTCGGTGAGCGCGAGGGACGGCGCAGCTATTATGGTCTTTCGCAAGCCGCGCGCACCGAGTTCGCGGTAGCCGCTACCACCCTTTTTGGCGGCACGGATGATCACGGCTGGCAGTTTGCGCACGCCTTGGGAGATGCGCCTGAAGAGGCCATGGCGGCTCTGGAACGGATGGGCTACAGCCGCGTCAATGCTCGGCTTGCAGTCGGGCCCATCAGACACCTCGACAGTAGCCATCCTCTTCTTCTTTTCAAAGTCGGAACAATCTCGAGCGAACCGGGATTGCGAGCGTTCGTTGCCGAGAATTGGGACCTCGAAAGGTATAAAGCTGCCTACCGGGCGTTCATGGAGCAGTTCTCACCCCTGGCAGATGGCGCTGTCGAAGGTGATCTGACCCCCGCCATGGCACTGACTGCGCGGCTTCTGCTCATCCATCGCTTCCGGAGTGTGTTGCTGCACGATCCGCGTCTGCCCGACGACGCGTTGCCGACCGACTGGCCGGGTCGCGAGGCACGTGTTCTGTTTGCGCGCCTTTATATGGCGCTGTCTTCCGCGGCCGATCGCTATATCGCGGAGAACTTTGTCAGTCCGGCGGGCGGTCTGGCTGCTAGAAGTTCGGCGACCGACCAGCGCCTGGCCTCGCTTAAACGAAGCGCATAGCGTCTCTGCCCTCACGGGTCAGGCAATGTTGGCTGCTACTTCCGTCCGGCTCACATGCGGGACCGGTGCAACCTCTAGGACCGTGACGTTCGCCTCCGCTGCCGCGCTTAGCAGTGCGCTTCGTACACGCTCGGGAGTCGTATCGCCATAAATGGCATCCAGGCAGGCAATGATGGCGTCGGCGAAGTCTTCTCCATCGTCAGCAGGCCAATGCTGCAAGAGGGTTATCGCCGCAGAACGAACGGAGTTAACAACCCTGTATTCGCCAATGCACGGCATGGCCAGCCCGAGGGGACGGAACATCAATGTGTGCTGTTTCATGACACTGCGCCTCCGATACAGCTTTAACGAAAGCTACGTCGCAAGCTTCGTGCCAGGACGCGAGTTCCGATCACATTAACTGCCCCGAAAATGGTAGTTGCGTATCCGCGCCGTCAGGTGCGATTGTCTCGCCTCGAACTGAGGAGGCATCGGATATGGACACGCGGTGGCGTCATGTCGTTTTGATCGCGTGCAAGAGAACCGGCTCGATGCAGGCGATCGAGACTACCCAGCAGGCCTTGCACTGCCTGTTGACCCATTGGCCGATTGCCGAAGGCGCGGCCTATATGCGGGCTTTGCAGATTTGCGAAGGCGTTGAGGCCAAGCGCGCACTGGCCGATGAAGCCGAGGCTGCGTTTCGCGATGCCTGCGACGAGGCGCATATCACATATGATGTCGTCATGCCGTCCGCAGTTCTAGGAGCCTAGCCAAGGGTGCCCTGAGCCTGCATCACGCTGCGTTCGGCAGAAGAATTTCAGCCCTGAGCCCGCCTGATGGCCGATTGAAGACGACGAGGCTGCCGCCGTGGGCCACGATGATGTTACGGGCGATCGACAAACCGAGCCCGATTCCGCCTGTTTCGGTGCTTCTGGAGGCCTCGAGCCTCACGAACGGCTTGAACGCATCCTCGATCTGATCCTCCGGAATGCCGGGACCGTCGTCTTCGACCGAGAGAAGAATACCGTCGCCGGATCGATCGAGCCGCAGCCGGGCGCTCGATCCGTAGCGGGTGGCATTCTCGACCAGATTTCGGACGGCACGCTTCAACGCTACAGGCCGGCAGGGATAACCGGTCGGTGGCAGCGGCGCGGCCGAGACGTTGCTTCCCGCCATGCGAAATTCGCTGACGATATCGCCGACAAGTTCATCGAGGGCGACAAGCTTGGTTTCCTCGCCAACCGCTTCGGCTCGCGTGAAAGCCAGCGTCGCTTCGCAGATCAGCGTCAGCTCCTCAATTGTCTTGACGAGATCCTCCCGCACCACATCGTCCTCGATGAATTCCGCCTTGAGGCGCAAGGTGGTGAGGGGCGTACGAAGATCATGACTGATGCTGGCAAGAAGGCGAAGCCGATCGCGGAGAAACTGGCTGAGACGCTCCTGCATGGTGTTGAAGGCCTGCCTCGTGGCCGCAACCTCGGCAGGTCCACTGACCGCGAGCGGCGGAATGATTTCTCCTCGTCCGAGACGCTCCGATGCAATCGCCAGCTCACGGAGAGAACTGGTCTGTGAACGGATCACAACGACGACAACTGCGGCGACGGCAAGCGAGGAAAACAGGAACGACAGTATTGCCGCCCGATTCCAGAGACCGGGAACGTCGATCGCGGTGCGGACCGTTAGCCACCTGCCATCCTTTAGCGGGACATGCATGGCGAGTGCCACGACGCGGAATGGTTTGCCTGAAGACGTGTCGGGTTCGGCGAGATTGCTCGCCGAAACATCCCGGTCGCAGGGGTGCGCCGAATGCGCCAGCGGTTCGATGGTTATCTGAAGCTGGCTCGCCTCGACCTGATGCAGACGCTCCGCCAGCAGATGGGCGAGCCGGGTTTCCGATGCATCCATCTTGTGGTTTGCCGGAGGCGCTGCGCTGACATAGGCGCATGATTGCCTCGAACCGAACGCGTCGGCCAGGCGCTGGCTTTCCGCTGGCGGATATGTGTCGACGAGCCGCGCCAGCGATACCGTCAGGTTCAGCGCTTGCCCGTGAACGACGCCGTCGACGACGACGTCCTGCTGGCCGCGCAACGTGATGAAGAGGGCGACCTGGGCAACCGCGAGGGCGACCATCAGCGGCACGATCAGACGTGTGGCGAGGCTACGCGGCCAAATTCGGCGATTGCCCGTCACGCAAGTTTCTCCACGGCAGTTGCAAAGGTGTATCCGTCTCCCCACACCGTCTTTATCAGGCTGGGCTGCTGCGGATCGGGCTCGATGCGTCGGCGCAGGCGGCTGACCAGGTTGTCGATGCTTCTGTCGAAAACCTGTGCCGACCGGCCTGCGGTAATATCCAGCAACTGATCGCGCGTCAGCACGACACCGGGGCGGCTAACAAAAGCCAGGAGCAGCCGAAACTCGGCGCTGCCGAGCGCTATGTCCTGACCGGTCTCGTCGATCAGCACGCGACGCGAGGCATCAAGGGTCCAGTTCTGGAAGCGATAGCGATGAGCATCGACCTCGCTCGGCGCCTGCGCGGCGGTAAACGCACTGCGGCGCAGGAGCGCGCGGATACGCGCCAGCAGTTCTCGTGGATTGAATGGCTTGGTAACATAATCGTCGGCGCCGATCTCCAGGCCGATGATCCGGTCTGTTTCGTCCGATATCGCGGTCAGCAGGACGATAGGGATCGAACTGTTCTGCCGTAGGTATCGGCAGAGCGACAAACCGTCTTCACCGGGCATCATGATGTCGAGCACCACGAGATCAATACTGGATGTCCGCATGTGCTGGCGCATTTCCGCCCCGCCATTCGCGGCCGTCACGCGCAATCCGTTCTTTGCAAGGTATCTGGCGAGGAGGTCTCGAATTTCCTGATGGTCGTCCACGACCAGGATATGGGGTGTTCGCTCCATGTGACCTCCGCTCGCCTGCGCCGTCTCGCAGCCAGATCACTCTTCTGTGACGTTGTGTTGCTGGGGCACGCAAGGTCTAAATTGTAACCAATTGTAGCAGTGACTGGATGTAGGGAAATCTCGTTACCGTTTTCATCCGCCGTGACAAACTCTCATGACAAAGCCCGGCCAATGTCCGGCCAACTCAAAGAGATGAATTGTCGATATTGTTGGAGTTTCAAATGTCCCTGGTGACCATTCGGCCACTGCCCACCCTGGTGAAGCTGCTCGCCGTGTGCTGCTTGCTATCAGCGTGCAACGAAAAGAGCGGCGGCGCTCAACAGAGCAACGCCGCGGGCGTGAAACCTGAAGTCAGCGCCGTGACCCTTCATGTCCAGTCGGTCGCGCTGACGGCGGAGGTACCCGGCAGAACCGCGGCCTCGTTGATTGCCGAGGTCCGCCCCCAGGTTGGCGGCATCATCCGTGCGCGAAACTTCAAGGAAGGCAGCGAGGTCAAGGCCGGCGATATTCTCTACGAAATCGACCCCAGCGCCTACCAGGCGTCCTATGACAGCGCCACGGCTGCCTTGCAGAAGGCACAAGGCGCCGTCCCGAGCGCGCAGGCAAAGGTCGATCGTTACAAGGGCCTGACATCGCAGGCCGTCGTCAGCAAGCAGGATCTGGACGACGCCCAATCGACATTGACGCAGGCGCAGGCCGATGTCGCGGCCGCAAAAGCAGCTCTGGAAACGGCACGGATCAATCTCGACTACACGAAGATCAGGGCTCCGATTTCCGGTCGCATCGACGCTTCAGCGGTAACCGTGGGTGCGCTTGTTACCGCCGAGCAGACGACCGCGCTGGCGACCATCAACCAGCTCGATCCGATCAACGTCGATGTCACCCAATCCAATACGAACCTTCTCGCCCTGCGGCGCGCTGTCGCCGAAGGCAGGCTGAAGGTCGTCGGATCGAATGTGTCGGTGAAACTTCGACTGGAGGATGGCACCGCCTATCCGTTGCCGGGAGCGTTCGAGTTTTCCGTAGCCTCCGTTTCCGAGACGCTCGGCACCGTCACCGCTCGTGCAAGCTTTCCCAATCCGGACCGCCTGCTTCTCCCCGGGATGTATGTTCGCGCCACGATCGAGGAGGGTATCGCGCCCAATAGTTTCCTCGTTCCCCAACGCGCGGTCACCCGCAACACCAAGGGCGAGCCCATCGCCATGTTTGTCGACGCTGACGGCAAGGTTCATCAGCGCGTGCTTGTGACCCAGCGCAGCATTGGTAACAGCTGGCTCGTCGGCGAGGGCATCAAGGATGGCGAGCGTGTGGTTGTCGAGGGAATACAGCGCATCCGCGACGGACAGGACGTCAAGGTCGACGACGTCGTGATCGACGACGGCACCGGCGAACTGAAACAGTCGGCCTCCGCCGCCGCATCGAAACAGGCCGCCAACGCGGCCGTAGTCGAGTGAGGTGACCGGTGTCTCGTTTCTTCATTGACCGGCCCATCTTTGCATGGGTGATCGCAATCTGCGTCATGCTTGGCGGATTGCTGTCCATAACCACACTGTCGATCTCGCAGTACCCGCAGATCGCGCCAACCACCGTCAGAATCTCCGCCAACTATCCCGGAGCTGATGCCGAGACCGTCGAAAACTCGGTGACCAAGGTCATCGAGCAGGGCATGACGGGTATCGATAACCTCGACTATATGACCTCGACATCCCAGTCGACGGGCGCTGCATCGATCTCGCTCACGTTCACCAACAAGGCTGATGCGGACGTCGCTCAGATGCAGGTGCAGAACAAGCTGCAGCTTGTCGAGGCGCAGCTGCCGCAGAGCGTTCAGAACACCGGCCTGACGGTTACGAAATCGACTTCGAACTTCCTGATGGTTATCGGCTTCGTGTCGACGGACGGAAAACTGAACTCGACCGACCTTGCCGACTACGTCAACAGCACTCTTAATGATACGCTCAAGCGTGTTCCGGGCGTCGGCGATACACAGCTCTTCGGATCGGGCTACGCCATGCGTATCTGGGTCGATCCCGACAAGCTCGCCAAGTATTCGCTGATGGTCAGCAATGTGACGGCGGCCATTGAGGCACAGAATACGCAGGTCGCCGCCGGTCAGCTTGGTGCGCTACCGCAACGCAAGGGCCAGCAGCTGAACGCCACCGTCACGGCCAAGAGCCGGCTGCAGACGCCCGAGCAGTTCGAAAACATCATCCTGAAGAGCAACGCCGACGGCTCGCTCGTGCGGCTGAACGACGTCGCGACCGTCGAGCTTGGCGCGGAAAGCTACTCGAGCTCGAGCACTTACAATGGAAAACCCTCGGCTGGCCTTGCCATCATGCTGGCTTCGGGTGCCAACGCGATCGATACGGCGGAATCCGTCCGTTCGACGATCGAGACTTTGAAGCAGACGCTGCCCGCCAACGTCGAGGTCGTCTATCCCTACGACACCACGCCCTTCGTCAAGCTGTCGATCGAAGAGGTCGTCAGAACGCTGCTGGAGGCGATTGCGCTCGTCTTCATCGTCATGTTCGTCTTTCTGCAGAACTTCCGGGCGACGCTCATTCCGACGCTTGCCGTTCCTGTGGTTCTGCTCGGAACCTTCGGTATCCTTTCCTTCTTCGGATACTCCATCAACACGCTGACCATGTTCGGTATGGTGCTGGCGATCGGTCTTCTCGTCGACGACGCGATTGTTGTTGTCGAAAACGTCGAACGCGTGATGGAAGAAGAGGATCTCTCGCCCAAGCAGGCGACGATAAAGTCGATGGGCGAGATCACCGGCGCGCTGATCGGTATTGCGACCGTGTTGTCCGCCGTGTTCGTGCCGATGGCCTTCTTTTCGGGATCTGTCGGCGTCATCTACCGCCAGTTCTCCGTGACGATCGTATCGGCGATGCTGCTATCGGTTCTGGTCGCGTTGATCCTGACGCCGGCCCTCTGCGCCACCATCCTCAAGCGCCCCAATCATGGAGCGAAAAAGAAGGGTGTCTTCGGCATCTTCAACCGGGCTTTTGAGCGTGGCACCAGCGGATATCAGCGCGGCGTCGGCGGCATATTGCGGCGACGTGCCCTGTTCCTCGTTGTCTTCGTGCTGATCGCTGTTGGTGTTGGCTTCATGTTCAACCGCCTCGCAAGTTCGTTCCTCCCGGACGAGGACCAGGGTATCCTGATCACCAGCGTGCAGTTGCCCGTTGGAGCAACGGCCGATCGTACGGCCAAGGTGCTGCAGCAGGTCACCGATCACTATCTCAATGACGAGAAGGATTACGTCACCGGCGTGATGGGCGTTGTCGGGTTCGGTTTCGGCGGTCAGGGGCAGAACGTCGGCATCGCCTTCGTGAAGCTCAAGGACTTCGAGGAGCGCAAGACGCCTCAGTCGAAGGCGCAGGCGATTGCCGGTCGAGCCATGAAGGCATTTCAGGGGATCAAGGACGCGAACGTTTTTGCCCTGTCGCCCCCCGCCATCCCAGGCTTCGGCAACAACAGCGGCTTTGACTTCTATCTGAAGGATACGAACGGTGCCGGTCACCAGAAGCTGATCGAGGCGCGCAACCAACTGCTGGCTGCTGCTGGAAAGAGCAGCAAGCTCGTCGGCACGCGTCCGAATGGCCAGGAGGATACGCCGCAGTATTCCGTGGATATAGATGAAGAGCGCGCCAGTGCACTCAACCTCGACCTGTCGGACATCGACACCACCTTGTCGACGGCATGGGGCGGAAACTACGTCAATGATTTCATCGATCGCGGACGTGTGAAGAAGGTCTATGTTCAGGCCGACAAGGATTTCCGCATGCAGCCGGAAGACTTCGATCGCTGGTATGTGAAGAACTCCGACGGCAACATGGTTCCGTTCTCGTCTTTCGCGAGCGGCCACTGGAAGTTCGGATCTCCTCGCCTGGAGCGCTACAACGGCTCGTCTGCTGTCGAAATCCAGGGTTCCGCGGCAACCGGAGTCTCTTCTGGGGATGCAATGAACGAGATCGATGCGCTCGTGAGCCAGCTTCCGCAAGGGTTCACGCACGAGTGGACGGGCCTGTCGGCGCAGGAACGCCTCTCAGGCAGCCAGGCGACGCAACTCTACGCGATCTCGATTCTTGTGGTCTTTCTGGCGCTGGCCGCCCTCTACGAGAGCTGGTCGATCCCGTTCGCGGTCATGCTTTCGGTTCCGATCGGGGTCTTCGGGGCTCTGCTTGCGGCGCTACTCTTCGGCCAGACCAATGACGTCTATTTCAAGGTTGGTCTGCTCACGACGATCGGCCTGGCGGCGAAGAATGCGATCCTGATCGTCGAATTCGCCATCGAGCAGCAGAAGCAGGGCAAGGATCTCGTGGCGGCGACGCTCGAGGCGTCGCGGCAGCGTCTGCGTCCAATCCTGATGACGTCCCTTGCCTTCATTCTCGGTGTCCTGCCGCTGGCGATTGCGAATGGTGCCGGCTCCGGAAGCCAGAACTCGATCGGCATCGGCGTCATGGGCGGCATGATCGCGGCAACGGTACTTGGGATCTTCCTCATTCCGCTGCTCTTCGTCGCGGTTCGCGGCATCTTCAAGGGCAAATCGCCCCAAGAGGAGCACCACGCGGGTGACGCGTCTGCGCAGGATAATGGGCACGCTGATCGGGCATAAGGGAAAAGGCAGTCACGCGGGAAGCGGAGAGGTGAGCTCTCGAACAAATCGGGGTGGTTTCCCGCGTGACCATCACCACATTATCGCGACGCTTTGGAAAATTGAAGTACCGAATAGTACGTAATATGGATGAGGCAGCGCGACAAACGCGGGGGCTTTCGGGCTGCCGTCGTCGGACTGGTCATCGCGGCGTTTCTGGTTTAGGCAAAAGCCTACCCCGCAATGAGCTCGCAACTCCAATGGACGCCGACGAAACAGAACCAGCGCCAACGGCGCGCATGCTTCAATGGGCTCGAAACTCGACGATCTATCGTGTGCAACGAAAGATGATGTCGGAACATGAGCTGAGGCAGGCTATCCTTCGCAAGGCGCGAGAGAAGTTCGAAGATATTTCGGCCGCGCAATTGCAGCGTCTCGGAGAGGAGGCTGTCGCATGCGGCTATCGCCTCAACGCGCTTGATGACGTCAATTATGCCGAATTGAAGGTCCGCTCCGCTGTTCGAAGCGGCAAATCCAAGAAGGCGATCTCGCAGAAGCTGGCCATCAAGGGCGTGGATCGCGAAATCGTCGGGAACGCGCTTGAGGAAGCCGACGATTTTCTGGCCGCATTGAATTTCGCTCGTAAGCGTGGCTTCGGTCCTTATCGCCGGCTTGATGCCGATGACGCTCGGCGGAACAAGGAACTTTCCGCGTTTGCCAGAGGAGGGTTCAGCCTCTCCATCGGCCGCAGAATATTCGAAATGACCCGCGACGAGGCGGAAGAGCTTCTTCTGCAAAGCCAGTCGCTCTGACTTCCAGTATAATCACCCCACGGACAAAGCCGCGCTGAACCTAGGCCGGAGTTTCCGCGCGACCGGGCGATCGCGTTGCCTGGAGCACTGTATCTGCCCGTACGATCTAATGTCACAAATTTTGAAGAAAATTGGATTGTCTTGTGATGTAATGAGTGCTAAATAAGTGACCGATCGGTCGGTTAATCCATTTTGGGTTTGATTGGCGTTGCGGGAGCAGGAGGAATTCGCGCATGTCGGAAGCATTCATCTGTGATGCCGTTCGTACACCCATCGGCCGCTACGGCGGCGCGCTGGCGACGGTCCGCGCAGACGATCTCGCCGCCCTTCCGCTGGCAACTCTGATGGAGCGCAATCCTCAGGTCGACTGGAGCAAGGTCGACGATCTGATCTATGGCTGCG harbors:
- a CDS encoding ABC transporter ATP-binding protein — protein: MEIGLTSVSNAPAPMRKNARLELDGMRRAFGAFNALNGIDLAIEPGEFVALLGPSGCGKSTALNCIAGLLGLTGGEIRLGGTRIDQLEPERRGFGMVFQSYALFPHMSVRKNVGFGLAMQGIKGPEADQRIRDALALVRLESQADKLPGQLSGGQQQRVAIARAIVIRPPIVLMDEPLSNLDAKLRLEMRAEIRGIHDQIGSTTIYVTHDQDEALSLADRIVVMSQGHIEQIGTPQDLYQRPVNVEVADFMGFRTRVAGRITRVSNDEAEIEVAGARLSGTMRSPLTVGDAAVLSVRPEDLVASGSEGIAATVISMEYRGRAFFGMARAVDGSELYFRADEPLPRGAPTRLQPVAGRALIFAGTTG
- a CDS encoding ABC transporter permease codes for the protein MSGPSLQTRLAARGLDGTTLLLLPGLIFMLALFVYPFLYGVADSLLPKEGAWYANYAKFFSDPFQYRTIAATMWLALPVTVMNLAFAVPVALRVRLMRRQRLLTTILVLPITLGTVFVADGLLTFLGPRGWFNHTLLMLGILDNPVKLTNNYWGVFASLLITGFPFAFLLTLSYVTGIDPAIEQAAATLGAGPRQRFFRVFLPLLVPGLAVTFCLAFVQAFAVFPSAVLLGAPAGPTRVISIAAYQAAFEQYDHSLGSAIALIMGGVELVVVLAVLGMRSLFYRGPAGGTKG
- a CDS encoding ABC transporter permease, giving the protein MIRDQGLTSKIWRFAIWALAILFVLNLLAVIAAVIVNSFATRWLGTWLPAGWTTRWYFSAWKEFQLSSVVLVTFEIVFTVVIISGILGVTTAYALARRDFPGKRLVVLLFLLPLLIPPLTYGIPLATVLYQLGLGGTFWGVVLINIVPSLPFVVLVMIPFIEQIDPRIEAAARVFGAGTTSLFVRILLPLLLPGMLAALLLVLVRTIAMFELTFLIAGPTTQTLVVSLYYAVFASGVRAGQSIDAMAVVYMVTTLFWLVLALQFVNPTQIVARAKQQSAH
- a CDS encoding PaaX family transcriptional regulator C-terminal domain-containing protein; translation: MGAAVTDADRRIGDLIQKITLETPLRAAGFIVTIYGDVVEPRGGVAWVGNLIETCAIVGISETLVRTAVSRLVAAGQLVGEREGRRSYYGLSQAARTEFAVAATTLFGGTDDHGWQFAHALGDAPEEAMAALERMGYSRVNARLAVGPIRHLDSSHPLLLFKVGTISSEPGLRAFVAENWDLERYKAAYRAFMEQFSPLADGAVEGDLTPAMALTARLLLIHRFRSVLLHDPRLPDDALPTDWPGREARVLFARLYMALSSAADRYIAENFVSPAGGLAARSSATDQRLASLKRSA
- a CDS encoding DUF982 domain-containing protein, producing the protein MKQHTLMFRPLGLAMPCIGEYRVVNSVRSAAITLLQHWPADDGEDFADAIIACLDAIYGDTTPERVRSALLSAAAEANVTVLEVAPVPHVSRTEVAANIA
- a CDS encoding DUF982 domain-containing protein, giving the protein MDTRWRHVVLIACKRTGSMQAIETTQQALHCLLTHWPIAEGAAYMRALQICEGVEAKRALADEAEAAFRDACDEAHITYDVVMPSAVLGA
- a CDS encoding ATP-binding protein; its protein translation is MTGNRRIWPRSLATRLIVPLMVALAVAQVALFITLRGQQDVVVDGVVHGQALNLTVSLARLVDTYPPAESQRLADAFGSRQSCAYVSAAPPANHKMDASETRLAHLLAERLHQVEASQLQITIEPLAHSAHPCDRDVSASNLAEPDTSSGKPFRVVALAMHVPLKDGRWLTVRTAIDVPGLWNRAAILSFLFSSLAVAAVVVVVIRSQTSSLRELAIASERLGRGEIIPPLAVSGPAEVAATRQAFNTMQERLSQFLRDRLRLLASISHDLRTPLTTLRLKAEFIEDDVVREDLVKTIEELTLICEATLAFTRAEAVGEETKLVALDELVGDIVSEFRMAGSNVSAAPLPPTGYPCRPVALKRAVRNLVENATRYGSSARLRLDRSGDGILLSVEDDGPGIPEDQIEDAFKPFVRLEASRSTETGGIGLGLSIARNIIVAHGGSLVVFNRPSGGLRAEILLPNAA
- a CDS encoding response regulator, with translation MERTPHILVVDDHQEIRDLLARYLAKNGLRVTAANGGAEMRQHMRTSSIDLVVLDIMMPGEDGLSLCRYLRQNSSIPIVLLTAISDETDRIIGLEIGADDYVTKPFNPRELLARIRALLRRSAFTAAQAPSEVDAHRYRFQNWTLDASRRVLIDETGQDIALGSAEFRLLLAFVSRPGVVLTRDQLLDITAGRSAQVFDRSIDNLVSRLRRRIEPDPQQPSLIKTVWGDGYTFATAVEKLA
- a CDS encoding efflux RND transporter periplasmic adaptor subunit, giving the protein MSLVTIRPLPTLVKLLAVCCLLSACNEKSGGAQQSNAAGVKPEVSAVTLHVQSVALTAEVPGRTAASLIAEVRPQVGGIIRARNFKEGSEVKAGDILYEIDPSAYQASYDSATAALQKAQGAVPSAQAKVDRYKGLTSQAVVSKQDLDDAQSTLTQAQADVAAAKAALETARINLDYTKIRAPISGRIDASAVTVGALVTAEQTTALATINQLDPINVDVTQSNTNLLALRRAVAEGRLKVVGSNVSVKLRLEDGTAYPLPGAFEFSVASVSETLGTVTARASFPNPDRLLLPGMYVRATIEEGIAPNSFLVPQRAVTRNTKGEPIAMFVDADGKVHQRVLVTQRSIGNSWLVGEGIKDGERVVVEGIQRIRDGQDVKVDDVVIDDGTGELKQSASAAASKQAANAAVVE